A genome region from Trichosurus vulpecula isolate mTriVul1 chromosome 5, mTriVul1.pri, whole genome shotgun sequence includes the following:
- the LOC118850989 gene encoding prolactin-inducible protein homolog, with amino-acid sequence MSLLQALMRCSITALFLGLCLQLITGQDEDSDNRRPLIVQISPIPSAKAKEMSEIRCNVSTELRECVAVKLSVETNQDTHCSQFYDYEACICPGDRARNFYWNICSTQNVYVGCAAEITSSQEICTKNISVVPTRGFRIYSIGRC; translated from the exons ATGTCTCTTCTCCAGGCACTAATGAGATGCAGCATTACTGCCTTGTTCCTGGGTCTCTGCCTACAACTAATCACGGGTCAAGATGAAGATTCTGATAA CCGGAGACCACTTATTGTGCAGATATCTCCAATACCAAGTGCTAAAGCAAAAGAAATGAGTGAAATCCGGTGTAATGTTTCAACTGAACTGAGAGAATGCGTGGCG GTAAAGCTCTCTGTTGAGACCAACCAAGACACTCATTGTTCCCAGTTTTACGACTACGAAGCCTGTATATGCCCAGGGGACCGTGCAAGGAATTTCTACTGGAACATATGCAGCACAC AAAATGTCTATGTAGGCTGCGCGGCTGAAATTACTTCGTCACAGGAAATCTGTACTAAAAACATCAGTGTTGTGCCTACACGTGGATTCCGAATTTACAGCATTGGAAG ATGTTGA